From one Dryobates pubescens isolate bDryPub1 chromosome 2, bDryPub1.pri, whole genome shotgun sequence genomic stretch:
- the COPS8 gene encoding COP9 signalosome complex subunit 8, with protein sequence MPVAVMAESSFSFKKLLEQCETQELEAPGGIATPLVYGQLLALYLLHNDMNNARYLWKRIPPAIKSANAELGAVWSVGQRIWQRDFPGIYTTISAHQWSETIQPIMEALRDATRRRAFGLVSQAYTSIVADDFAAFVGLPVEEAVKGVLDQGWQADFSTRMVMPKKPGVLEASFNRFIPSSEPAPVPPIPNEQQLARLTDYVAFLEN encoded by the exons ATGCCCGTGGCGGTGATGGCAGAGAGTTCCTTCAGCTTCAAGAAGCTCCTGGAGCAGTGCGAGACCCAGGAGCTTGAG gcccCTGGAGGAATTGCAACCCCCCTTGTTTATGGCCAGCTTCTAGCTTTATACCTGTTGCATAATGACAT gaATAATGCAAGATATCTTTGGAAGAGAATCCCTCCTGCTATTAAATCT GCAAATGCTGAACTGGGTGCAGTTTGGTCAGTAGGACAAAGAATTTGGCAGAGAGACTTTCCAGGAATCTATACAACAATCAGCGCGCATCAGTGGTCTGAGACTATTCAACCAATCATGGAAGCACTTAGAG ATGCAACTAGGAGACGAGCCTTTGGATTGGTTTCTCAGGCGTATACCTCAATAGTTGCAGATGATTTTGCAGCCTTTGTTGGGCTTCCTGTAGAAGAAGCTGTCAAAG GTGTATTAGACCAGGGCTGGCAAGCAGACTTCTCAACTCGTATGGTAATGCCTAAAAAGCCAG gtgTGCTGGAAGCTTCCTTTAACAGATTTATTCCTTCATCAG aacctgctccagttccacCAATTCCaaatgagcagcagctggccagATTGACTGACTATGTGGCTTTCCTTGAAAATTGA